One stretch of Fictibacillus sp. b24 DNA includes these proteins:
- a CDS encoding replication-associated recombination protein A, which yields MDLFSYKDESSHSLKRPLANRMLRRAIEADQLTPMIFFGPPGTGKTTLAKIIANSTSAWFEQLNAVTSGVADLKVIMGAARERLLLEEKKTVLFIDEIHRFNKSQQDALLPYVEDGSVILIGATTESPMFEINPALLSRSRLFRFEPLTDEHIAKVIVQALSDKERGYGKHPINMEKDAQDHIVSIANGDARTALNAVELAVLTTKPDKDGTINITLEIAEESIQQRVLQYDKKGDNHYDTVSAFIKSIRGSDPDAALYWLAKMIYAGEDPRFIARRLLVHAAEDIGLADPNALLVAHAASYAADFTGMPEARIPLAEATLYLATAPKSNKVITGIDKALDAVKKEKTGLVPIHLRDAHYKGAKELKHGEDYKYPHHFEDGYVPQEYLPRHLQGKTFYEPTERGFEKNIKKRLDYFNERKKKGQ from the coding sequence ATGGACTTGTTTTCTTATAAAGACGAAAGCTCTCACTCCTTAAAAAGACCTCTTGCTAACCGCATGTTAAGGCGGGCAATCGAAGCGGATCAGCTTACTCCCATGATCTTTTTCGGTCCTCCTGGAACAGGCAAGACCACTTTAGCTAAAATTATCGCGAACTCAACATCAGCATGGTTTGAGCAGTTAAATGCCGTTACTTCTGGAGTGGCAGACTTAAAAGTGATCATGGGAGCAGCAAGAGAACGGCTTTTGTTAGAGGAAAAGAAGACGGTGCTCTTTATCGATGAAATTCACCGCTTCAACAAAAGTCAGCAGGACGCTCTTCTTCCTTATGTAGAAGATGGCAGTGTTATTTTAATAGGTGCCACAACAGAAAGTCCGATGTTCGAGATCAATCCCGCTCTCTTATCAAGATCACGATTGTTTCGCTTTGAACCGCTAACTGACGAGCATATCGCGAAAGTCATCGTTCAAGCTCTTTCCGATAAAGAAAGAGGATATGGTAAGCATCCGATTAACATGGAAAAAGATGCTCAAGATCATATCGTTTCTATTGCGAACGGTGATGCAAGAACAGCACTTAATGCCGTAGAACTTGCTGTGTTGACCACAAAACCAGATAAGGATGGCACCATCAATATCACACTTGAGATCGCTGAAGAATCCATACAGCAAAGAGTGCTTCAATATGATAAAAAAGGAGACAACCACTATGATACAGTCTCTGCTTTTATCAAAAGCATCCGCGGTTCTGATCCAGATGCCGCTCTCTACTGGCTTGCTAAAATGATCTATGCCGGAGAAGATCCGCGATTTATTGCACGCCGTCTGCTTGTGCATGCCGCTGAAGATATCGGATTAGCTGACCCTAACGCATTGTTGGTTGCCCACGCTGCAAGTTATGCGGCAGATTTTACAGGAATGCCTGAAGCGCGTATCCCGCTTGCGGAAGCAACACTTTATTTAGCAACTGCTCCAAAAAGCAATAAAGTGATAACAGGAATCGATAAGGCACTTGACGCTGTAAAAAAAGAAAAAACTGGCCTTGTTCCAATCCACCTGCGTGATGCTCATTATAAAGGGGCAAAAGAATTGAAGCACGGTGAAGACTATAAATATCCTCATCACTTTGAAGATGGATATGTACCGCAGGAATATTTGCCGCGTCATCTGCAAGGCAAGACTTTTTATGAACCTACTGAACGCGGTTTTGAAAAAAA
- a CDS encoding YczE/YyaS/YitT family protein produces the protein MKDQKHSRWNKFLFQWSVFFVGLFIMAFGIALMIKANLGSAPWDVLHIGLFSQFGLSIGTWSIIMGFFVIFATSLLTKKMPQSGAFLNMVSVGLFIDFYLWLPFFHDPITWVGKWLFLIIGILILGFGIGLYISSECGAGPRDSLMLALTERSGMKVSNIRLFMELIVLFFGWMLKGPISFGTIIFCVTIGAIVGRTLPYCQKLVKFVLERSEQFENINKGPVRINHHDGISKEIR, from the coding sequence GTGAAAGACCAAAAACATTCAAGATGGAACAAATTTTTGTTTCAGTGGTCTGTGTTTTTTGTGGGACTGTTTATTATGGCCTTCGGAATAGCTCTTATGATCAAGGCGAACTTAGGAAGCGCTCCATGGGATGTACTTCATATCGGTTTGTTTTCACAGTTCGGGTTATCGATTGGAACGTGGTCGATCATTATGGGCTTTTTCGTTATTTTTGCAACATCATTATTAACCAAAAAGATGCCTCAGTCAGGTGCTTTTTTAAATATGGTGTCTGTTGGCTTGTTTATTGATTTTTATTTATGGCTGCCTTTTTTCCATGATCCTATAACGTGGGTTGGAAAATGGCTTTTCCTTATAATTGGAATCCTGATATTAGGCTTTGGCATCGGACTCTATATTTCATCAGAGTGCGGAGCTGGACCGAGAGATAGTTTAATGCTCGCTCTTACCGAGAGATCAGGTATGAAAGTTTCAAACATTCGTCTATTTATGGAACTCATCGTTCTTTTCTTTGGATGGATGTTAAAAGGACCGATTTCATTCGGAACCATTATTTTTTGTGTAACAATTGGAGCAATCGTAGGCAGAACCCTTCCGTATTGCCAAAAGTTAGTGAAGTTTGTATTAGAACGGAGTGAACAATTTGAAAATATCAACAAAGGGCCGGTACGGATTAACCATCATGATGGCATTAGCAAAGAGATCAGGTGA
- the cymR gene encoding cysteine metabolism transcriptional regulator CymR: MKISTKGRYGLTIMMALAKRSGEGPIALKLIAKEYSLSEHYLEQLIAPLRNAGLVKSIRGAYGGYILAKEASTITAGDIIRVLEGPISPVEVMDDEEPAKRNLWIKIRDAVKDVLDSTTLEDLANYEDEGGQDAYMFYI, translated from the coding sequence TTGAAAATATCAACAAAGGGCCGGTACGGATTAACCATCATGATGGCATTAGCAAAGAGATCAGGTGAGGGTCCTATCGCGTTAAAATTAATCGCAAAAGAATATAGTCTTTCTGAACACTATCTGGAGCAGCTTATTGCACCTCTCAGAAATGCAGGTCTTGTTAAGAGTATAAGAGGTGCTTACGGAGGTTATATTTTAGCTAAAGAAGCTTCAACGATTACAGCTGGAGACATCATTCGAGTTCTCGAAGGACCGATCTCTCCGGTAGAAGTAATGGACGATGAAGAACCGGCTAAACGCAACCTATGGATTAAAATCCGTGATGCAGTAAAAGACGTATTAGATTCTACAACACTCGAAGATTTAGCGAATTATGAAGACGAGGGCGGACAGGACGCTTACATGTTTTATATATAG
- a CDS encoding cysteine desulfurase family protein, whose protein sequence is MKNVYLDHAATSPVHPEVVEEMIPYLTEHFGNPSSIHQFGRRVRKVLDDARAAIAESIGASRNEIIFTSGGTESDNLAILGVASALQGKGKHLITTHIEHHAVLHTFHELEKRGFEVTYLRVDENGQISLEELQEEIRNDTILASIMFCNNETGTLQDIESIGNVLKENGIIFHTDAVQAYGLVSIDVKKLSIDLLSASGHKINSPKGTGFLYVKEGTPFIPQGFGGEQERKRRAGTENVAGIRALHKAAVLAEAERKDRYAQYQEYKETMKKIWDQEGISYVVNGSEKSTLPHILNVSFSGVKTEVLLVNLDLAGIAASSGSACTAGSHEPSHVLAAMFGEVERTKSSVRFSFGYGNNLEDIEYAAIETAKIVKRLTK, encoded by the coding sequence ATGAAAAACGTATATTTAGATCACGCTGCAACATCTCCTGTACATCCTGAAGTGGTTGAAGAGATGATTCCGTATCTTACCGAACATTTTGGAAATCCTTCAAGTATTCATCAATTCGGCAGACGAGTTCGTAAAGTACTTGATGATGCAAGAGCGGCCATTGCAGAATCGATTGGTGCGTCCAGAAATGAAATCATTTTTACAAGCGGTGGTACCGAAAGTGATAACCTTGCAATCTTAGGTGTCGCTTCTGCTTTGCAAGGTAAAGGGAAACATCTTATAACAACTCATATTGAACACCATGCAGTTCTTCATACTTTTCATGAACTTGAAAAGAGAGGCTTTGAAGTGACCTACTTACGGGTTGATGAAAACGGACAAATCTCTCTTGAGGAGCTGCAGGAAGAAATAAGAAATGATACGATTTTAGCTTCTATTATGTTTTGTAACAACGAAACAGGTACATTGCAGGATATTGAGTCGATCGGCAACGTATTAAAAGAAAATGGGATCATTTTTCATACGGACGCTGTTCAGGCATATGGGCTTGTATCAATTGACGTTAAGAAATTGAGCATTGATCTCTTGAGTGCTTCTGGTCATAAAATCAACAGTCCAAAAGGCACTGGTTTTCTTTATGTAAAAGAAGGCACTCCATTTATTCCACAAGGTTTCGGAGGAGAGCAAGAGCGAAAACGCCGTGCAGGAACAGAAAACGTAGCAGGAATCCGAGCTCTTCATAAAGCAGCTGTTCTTGCTGAAGCAGAGCGCAAAGATCGTTACGCGCAATATCAAGAATATAAGGAAACAATGAAAAAGATCTGGGATCAAGAGGGAATTTCTTATGTCGTAAACGGAAGTGAGAAAAGTACACTTCCACATATACTCAACGTTAGTTTTTCTGGAGTAAAAACAGAAGTTCTTCTAGTTAATCTAGATTTAGCGGGAATAGCTGCATCAAGCGGATCGGCTTGTACAGCAGGTTCGCATGAGCCTTCGCATGTATTAGCAGCGATGTTTGGAGAAGTTGAACGGACAAAGTCATCGGTTCGATTCAGCTTCGGATACGGCAATAATCTGGAAGATATTGAGTATGCGGCTATCGAGACAGCAAAAATCGTGAAACGTTTAACAAAATAA
- the mnmA gene encoding tRNA 2-thiouridine(34) synthase MnmA, whose translation MQTELNKKAPQDTRVVIGMSGGVDSSVAALLLKEQGYDVIGIFMKNWDDTDENGVCTATEDYNDVIAVCNQIGIPYYAVNFEKEYWDKVFTYFLEEYKAGRTPNPDVMCNKEIKFKAFLEHAMNLGADYVATGHYARVAEIDGEVKMLRGVDENKDQTYFLNQLSQDQLKRVLFPIGELKKPEIRKIAEEAGLATAKKKDSTGICFIGERDFKEFLSQYLPAKPGEMQTFEGEVKGKHDGLMYHTIGQRHGLGIGGSGDPWFVVGKNLKDNVLYVEQGFHNDKLYSDSLKAVKPSFVSDKPVPSEFKCTAKFRYRQPDMGVTVHVMEDEALHVVFDEPQRAITPGQAVVFYDGDVCLGGATIDTVYKNDKPITYL comes from the coding sequence ATGCAAACGGAATTAAACAAAAAGGCACCTCAAGATACACGAGTAGTTATTGGAATGAGCGGCGGTGTTGATTCTTCAGTTGCCGCACTTTTATTAAAAGAGCAAGGCTATGACGTTATCGGAATCTTTATGAAAAACTGGGATGATACCGATGAAAACGGCGTCTGCACAGCAACAGAAGATTACAACGATGTGATAGCGGTCTGTAACCAGATCGGCATTCCATATTACGCGGTGAATTTTGAAAAAGAATACTGGGACAAGGTATTCACGTACTTTTTGGAAGAATATAAAGCAGGAAGAACGCCTAATCCTGATGTAATGTGCAACAAGGAGATCAAATTCAAAGCATTCCTTGAGCACGCCATGAATTTAGGTGCAGATTATGTAGCGACAGGCCATTACGCACGTGTGGCTGAAATAGATGGTGAAGTAAAAATGCTTCGCGGTGTTGATGAAAATAAGGACCAAACGTATTTCCTTAACCAGCTTTCACAAGATCAGCTTAAAAGAGTTTTGTTCCCGATCGGTGAGTTAAAGAAGCCTGAGATTCGCAAGATTGCTGAGGAAGCGGGACTTGCCACTGCCAAGAAAAAAGATTCCACTGGCATTTGTTTTATTGGTGAAAGAGACTTCAAAGAATTCTTAAGTCAGTACTTGCCTGCAAAGCCTGGTGAGATGCAAACGTTTGAAGGCGAAGTGAAGGGCAAGCACGATGGATTAATGTACCATACGATTGGGCAGCGTCACGGCCTCGGTATTGGTGGAAGCGGAGATCCATGGTTTGTTGTCGGGAAGAATTTGAAAGACAATGTGCTGTACGTTGAACAAGGATTCCATAATGACAAACTTTACTCAGATAGCTTGAAGGCAGTAAAACCGAGTTTTGTTTCGGATAAACCTGTACCTTCTGAATTCAAATGTACAGCGAAGTTCAGATACCGCCAGCCTGACATGGGGGTAACTGTTCATGTGATGGAAGACGAAGCTCTTCATGTTGTTTTTGATGAACCACAGCGCGCGATTACTCCCGGACAAGCTGTTGTGTTTTATGACGGCGATGTTTGCTTAGGCGGCGCAACGATCGATACAGTGTACAAGAACGATAAACCAATCACGTATTTATAA
- a CDS encoding tetratricopeptide repeat protein, protein MEPSKGLEYLKKGKFEEAAKSLEAMIEADPQNPVHYINFGNLLSAVHEHEKAIQFFDKALSLDESAAAALYGAGIACYHLEEFAKAAKLFQEAIKGGMQDSDTHFMTGMSFVSLGENKLAFPYLMRATELNNEDQEALFQFGLCLARTGDIQSALNTFEKVVQVDKNHADAWYNLGVTLSYFDRNDEALQAFKKALDIQPDHYLAGNGKRNIESKNTNH, encoded by the coding sequence ATGGAACCTTCAAAAGGTCTTGAATATTTAAAAAAAGGGAAGTTTGAGGAAGCGGCAAAAAGCCTCGAAGCAATGATTGAAGCCGATCCTCAAAATCCAGTTCATTATATTAACTTTGGAAATCTGCTTTCTGCAGTTCATGAACATGAAAAGGCAATTCAATTTTTTGATAAAGCCTTGTCGCTTGATGAAAGTGCTGCAGCAGCATTGTATGGTGCGGGTATTGCTTGCTATCATTTAGAGGAATTTGCCAAAGCGGCAAAACTATTTCAAGAAGCCATAAAAGGCGGTATGCAAGATAGCGATACTCACTTCATGACAGGTATGTCTTTCGTTTCGCTCGGTGAGAACAAGCTGGCTTTTCCATACTTGATGAGAGCGACGGAACTTAACAACGAAGATCAAGAAGCACTGTTTCAGTTTGGTCTGTGTCTAGCGAGAACTGGTGATATCCAATCAGCTTTAAACACGTTTGAAAAAGTTGTACAGGTTGATAAAAACCATGCAGATGCATGGTACAACTTAGGCGTTACACTTAGTTATTTTGACCGAAACGATGAAGCACTTCAAGCCTTTAAAAAAGCGCTCGACATTCAACCTGACCATTATTTAGCAGGGAACGGAAAAAGAAATATCGAAAGTAAGAATACAAACCATTAA
- the recD2 gene encoding SF1B family DNA helicase RecD2 has translation MAQQPSFHLDDDETQETSRFIKGTLIATVYHQSESLYTVARIRVKETNENYNEKEVMVTGILPPLREDELYLFYGKFKDHPKYGKQYEVEFFQKEMPQSKEAMVQYLSSDLFKGIGKKTAEHIVEVMGNDAITKLLESPEYISQIPKLTEEQAKNLQESLLQNRGLDQVMMAVQPYGIGPQLAMKIFQTYQDESVTVIKKEPYRLIEDVSGIGFHRADEIAKGNGMQVNHPKRIQAACLFVLRDQGTDLGHSYLPMEELLEGVRKLLADGKNTVDEMSIFREIQDMETEQRLIVKENVVYLPTLYFAERGFAQKMNQLLHTQQNDYHIKDEKLESKLSALEKRLNMKYANSQKEAIKKALTSSLMVLTGGPGTGKTTVIKGIVELYSEIHGVSLNPDDYRGKKEPFPVLLVAPTGRAAKRMTESTGIPAHTIHRLLGWKGGGNFEKNEDEPIEGKLLIVDEMSMVDIWLAHSLSKALPQHIQIIFVGDEDQLPSVGPGQVLKDLLQSEHIPHTRLVDIYRQAEGSSIIRLAHEMKNGKVPDDLLIPQSDRRFFPCSGEQVFQAILQVCENAIKKGYTSRDIQVLAPMYKGSVGIDRLNVELQRLFNPEKPKQRQLQVADVFYRKGDKVLQLVNQPEDQVFNGDIGEIVAVIYARENTEKEDQIVISFDEIEVTYKRSEFNHFTHAFCCSIHKSQGSEYPIVVLPVLKSYYRMLKRNLLYTAITRSKEYLILCGEQEAFNWAVQRSDELERFSGLKLRLQETLLEKDLMNETLLNETN, from the coding sequence ATGGCACAGCAGCCTTCCTTTCATTTAGACGACGATGAAACACAAGAAACGTCCCGATTTATAAAAGGTACGTTGATTGCTACTGTTTATCATCAATCGGAAAGCCTCTACACCGTTGCACGAATTAGGGTGAAAGAGACAAATGAAAATTATAACGAAAAAGAAGTCATGGTTACGGGAATTCTTCCGCCTTTACGAGAAGATGAACTGTATTTATTTTATGGCAAATTTAAAGATCATCCGAAATACGGTAAGCAATATGAAGTCGAATTTTTTCAGAAAGAGATGCCGCAATCAAAAGAAGCAATGGTTCAATATCTCTCCAGTGATTTGTTTAAAGGAATCGGAAAGAAGACGGCAGAACATATTGTTGAAGTAATGGGCAATGATGCGATCACCAAACTGTTGGAGTCTCCGGAATACATTAGCCAAATTCCAAAGTTAACAGAAGAACAGGCTAAAAACTTACAGGAATCACTTTTGCAGAACAGAGGATTAGATCAAGTGATGATGGCGGTCCAGCCCTATGGAATTGGTCCTCAGCTCGCTATGAAGATTTTTCAAACGTATCAGGATGAGTCGGTTACTGTCATCAAAAAAGAGCCTTATCGCTTGATTGAAGATGTTTCTGGAATTGGATTTCATCGTGCTGATGAAATCGCAAAGGGAAATGGTATGCAAGTCAATCATCCAAAACGAATACAAGCTGCTTGTCTGTTCGTGCTTCGTGATCAAGGTACAGATCTCGGGCACTCGTATTTGCCGATGGAAGAACTGTTAGAGGGTGTGAGAAAGCTTTTAGCAGATGGAAAGAACACTGTCGATGAGATGAGTATTTTTAGAGAGATTCAAGATATGGAGACCGAACAGCGTTTGATTGTAAAAGAAAATGTTGTATATTTGCCAACCCTATATTTCGCAGAGCGTGGATTTGCTCAAAAGATGAATCAATTATTACATACTCAGCAAAACGATTATCACATTAAAGATGAAAAATTGGAATCTAAGCTATCAGCTCTTGAAAAAAGACTCAACATGAAATATGCAAACAGTCAAAAAGAGGCTATTAAAAAGGCACTAACCTCTTCATTAATGGTGCTCACTGGTGGGCCAGGAACGGGTAAGACCACCGTTATCAAGGGAATCGTTGAACTTTATAGCGAAATTCATGGTGTGAGTTTGAACCCTGATGATTACAGAGGAAAAAAAGAACCTTTCCCTGTTTTACTCGTTGCGCCAACAGGCCGTGCTGCAAAGCGTATGACTGAATCAACAGGAATACCGGCGCATACAATCCACCGTTTATTAGGGTGGAAAGGCGGCGGGAATTTTGAAAAGAATGAAGATGAACCCATAGAAGGGAAGCTATTGATCGTTGATGAAATGTCGATGGTCGATATTTGGCTTGCTCATTCCTTATCGAAAGCACTGCCGCAGCATATCCAGATTATTTTTGTAGGTGATGAAGATCAGCTGCCATCTGTTGGGCCAGGTCAAGTATTAAAAGACCTGCTTCAATCCGAACATATTCCACATACACGATTAGTGGATATTTACAGGCAAGCTGAAGGGTCATCCATTATACGATTAGCTCATGAAATGAAAAATGGAAAAGTACCTGATGATCTCTTGATTCCTCAAAGCGACAGACGGTTTTTTCCATGTTCTGGTGAACAAGTTTTTCAAGCGATTCTTCAAGTTTGTGAAAATGCGATAAAAAAAGGATACACTTCAAGAGATATTCAAGTATTAGCTCCTATGTATAAAGGGTCAGTGGGTATCGACCGATTGAATGTTGAGCTTCAGCGCCTTTTTAATCCTGAGAAACCAAAACAGCGTCAACTGCAAGTAGCTGATGTTTTTTACCGAAAAGGAGATAAAGTTCTTCAGCTTGTCAATCAGCCAGAGGATCAGGTTTTCAATGGTGACATTGGTGAGATCGTAGCTGTTATTTATGCCAGAGAGAATACGGAAAAAGAAGACCAGATTGTAATCAGCTTTGACGAAATCGAAGTAACGTATAAAAGAAGTGAATTTAATCATTTCACACATGCTTTTTGCTGTTCGATTCATAAGTCACAGGGAAGTGAATATCCGATCGTGGTTCTTCCGGTTTTAAAGAGCTATTATAGGATGTTAAAGCGCAACTTGCTTTATACAGCAATAACAAGAAGTAAAGAGTACTTAATTCTATGTGGGGAACAAGAAGCTTTTAATTGGGCAGTTCAGCGCTCAGATGAATTGGAAAGATTCTCAGGATTGAAACTTCGTCTTCAAGAAACGCTGCTGGAAAAAGATTTAATGAATGAGACCCTTCTAAACGAAACAAACTAG
- a CDS encoding DUF3918 domain-containing protein encodes MSRTMSSLFALGIGAATYAMRNKRMSRMSKMNYNFSDIGDLWTSRRVKRIRKRVAKAIY; translated from the coding sequence ATGAGCAGGACGATGAGTTCTCTTTTCGCACTTGGTATTGGAGCGGCAACATATGCGATGAGAAACAAGAGGATGTCTAGAATGTCTAAAATGAACTACAATTTTTCCGATATCGGTGATCTTTGGACATCAAGACGGGTAAAAAGAATCCGCAAAAGAGTCGCAAAAGCTATTTATTAA
- a CDS encoding AI-2E family transporter, translating into MKWVYRLTLSLLLFLCLFLLMKLYPLYEPLWKAIKGIFLPFFLAALITYLLHPVVEYVHEKGLPRFVAILSIYLLFFGGLGYAAVKGFPYFIVQMKQLLENVPALAEDYKDLLYKVDKGTSALPHSVHLKIENYIGKMETNAQNILTNAIFSLRKIVDYFFVIIVVPFLVFYFLNDFEKLKKALWFITPRKYRNEGKNLIKDIDQSLGGYIRGQLFVGAILGAAAMVALWFVGMPYPILLGLVIAITDIIPYFGPILGAIPVILIALTISWKMVWITVGIMLVLQFIEGNILGPFIVGRNLHIHPVFIIFSLLLGGELAGVPGMILAVPIFSVIKVVVIHIREHRLRHPIDKSE; encoded by the coding sequence ATGAAGTGGGTTTACAGACTGACCCTTTCTTTATTATTGTTTTTATGTTTGTTTCTTTTAATGAAACTTTACCCTCTGTACGAACCATTATGGAAAGCTATAAAAGGAATATTCCTGCCCTTTTTTCTAGCTGCTCTTATTACATATCTGCTGCATCCTGTCGTTGAATACGTGCATGAAAAAGGGCTGCCTCGATTTGTTGCGATCTTAAGCATCTATCTCTTGTTCTTTGGAGGATTAGGGTACGCAGCTGTTAAAGGGTTTCCTTATTTTATTGTGCAGATGAAACAGCTGTTAGAAAATGTGCCTGCCCTTGCAGAAGATTACAAAGACCTTTTATATAAAGTTGATAAAGGAACTTCGGCACTTCCACATTCTGTTCATTTAAAAATCGAAAATTACATTGGGAAAATGGAGACTAACGCTCAAAATATTTTGACCAATGCAATCTTTTCTTTGCGGAAAATTGTAGATTACTTCTTTGTGATTATCGTTGTTCCATTTTTAGTGTTTTATTTTCTAAATGATTTTGAGAAACTAAAAAAAGCACTTTGGTTTATTACGCCAAGAAAATACCGAAATGAAGGCAAGAACTTGATAAAAGATATCGATCAATCCCTTGGAGGGTATATAAGAGGGCAGTTATTTGTTGGAGCCATTTTAGGGGCAGCAGCGATGGTAGCTCTGTGGTTTGTGGGTATGCCATATCCCATCCTATTAGGTCTTGTTATTGCGATAACAGACATCATTCCGTACTTCGGTCCGATCTTAGGTGCCATTCCAGTCATCCTGATTGCCTTAACGATATCTTGGAAGATGGTCTGGATAACTGTTGGAATCATGCTTGTTTTACAGTTCATCGAAGGCAATATTTTAGGCCCTTTTATCGTAGGACGAAATCTTCATATCCATCCCGTTTTTATTATCTTTTCTCTATTGCTTGGAGGAGAGCTTGCAGGAGTGCCCGGAATGATTCTTGCCGTTCCTATTTTTAGTGTGATTAAAGTGGTTGTCATTCATATTAGGGAACATCGGCTCAGACATCCGATTGACAAGTCAGAATAA